A genomic stretch from Antarcticibacterium flavum includes:
- a CDS encoding GNAT family N-acetyltransferase produces the protein MKIESSTRNDLEEIFRLYKEATKYQKIKFPENQWPEFSRNLVVKELEENRQFKIVIDDQLACVWAVTFSDAEIWEEKNSDPAIYLHRIATNPHFRGQNFVAIIVGWAREFARQHNKDFIRCDTCGHNRKLISHYGKAGFDFLGIKKLKDPKGLPAHYVDAEVCFFEIALEKEE, from the coding sequence ATGAAGATAGAAAGTAGCACACGTAATGACCTGGAAGAAATCTTTCGACTTTACAAGGAGGCAACAAAATATCAAAAGATAAAATTCCCTGAAAATCAGTGGCCCGAATTCAGCCGAAATCTTGTGGTAAAAGAACTGGAGGAGAACAGGCAATTCAAGATAGTGATCGATGATCAACTCGCATGTGTGTGGGCGGTAACTTTTAGTGATGCTGAAATTTGGGAGGAAAAGAACAGTGATCCTGCAATCTATTTACATCGCATTGCAACCAATCCGCATTTTAGAGGGCAAAATTTTGTGGCAATAATTGTTGGCTGGGCAAGGGAATTCGCGAGGCAACATAATAAGGATTTCATAAGGTGTGATACCTGTGGTCATAACAGGAAATTGATCTCTCATTATGGCAAAGCCGGTTTTGATTTCCTGGGCATCAAAAAGCTGAAAGATCCCAAAGGTTTACCGGCACATTATGTAGATGCCGAGGTGTGCTTTTTTGAGATAGCGCTGGAAAAGGAGGAATAG